TCTTCAAGAAAACGATAAAGATAATAGTGGTTCACAAACCCAACCTCAACCTCTCCGTTTGCAACCGCTGCAACTGTGGAGGTATTATTTGGAAAACTCTTAGGGTTATTTGCATTTATTCCGTTTAACCATTCTTTAGTTTTTTCATCTCCCCATATTTTCCTCATTCCAGTGACCATTGCTTGAAAAGATCCGTTTGTAGGAGCCCAGCCGATTTTGCCCTTCCACTTGGGGTCGGTGAAGCCAAACATATCGTCAGGCAAATCTTGCTCTGTCAACATATTAGTATTGTAGACCACTGTCCTTGCACGACCTGAGGTGCCGACCCATTTTTTATCATCTGATTTGAATTTATCATTTACCTCTACAAGAACTTCATCAGGGAGGGTAGTAAACTTATCTTCTAGTGCTCCTAACCCAGCCGGGTCCTGAGCAAAGAAAATATCCGCAGGACTTTTATCGCCCTCTTCTAAAATTGTTGCAGCAAGCTCTGATGTGCCGCCATACTTAACCCTGGTATCAATGCCAGTAGCCTCACTAAATTGCTCAATTA
This region of Thermodesulfobacteriota bacterium genomic DNA includes:
- a CDS encoding iron ABC transporter substrate-binding protein, whose amino-acid sequence is MIPLVSCTNNTSDDEKKTLTIYSGRSEKLVGPIIEQFSEATGIDTRVKYGGTSELAATILEEGDKSPADIFFAQDPAGLGALEDKFTTLPDEVLVEVNDKFKSDDKKWVGTSGRARTVVYNTNMLTEQDLPDDMFGFTDPKWKGKIGWAPTNGSFQAMVTGMRKIWGDEKTKEWLNGINANNPKSFPNNTSTVAAVANGEVEVGFVNHYYLYRFLEEQGMDFSARNYHIEEGGPGALILVAGAGVLETSENKEEAIEFLEFMLSPVSQQFFASQNYEYPVVEGVKINPMLKPLADINSPKIEMSDMNDLQGTVTILRGVEIIP